The region CCGCCCGCACCAGCGCCTACCTGGCCCGCACCCCAGAACCCGGCCCCCGGCGCGTAGTCGTCGTCCCGCCTGACGTCATAGACGATCTGCGGCACGCGCCCGTCGGGCCACTGCGCGTCGAGGAGCGTGACCAGCTCGGCCCGTGCGCGCGCCGGCTCCCGGTGCCGCGTGCCGATCGCGACGAAGGCCGAGTCCCAGCTCCACTGGTGGGGGTACAGCCCGGTCGCGGGGACGGTGTACCGGCCGGTCCAGCCAGCCTCCAGGACGCGCGCCGCGGCGTCGGCCGGATCTTCCTCCAAGTCCTTGTGCATCTTTAGACAGTAAGTTAGACATAAGTGCCAGCTCTACTCACTCGATGACGAGGAGAAGCCATGCTCCGGCACCACCGCGCGGCCACTGTTCACCGGACCCTCGCGGCGGCGACTGCCGCGGCGGCGGCCCTCACGCTCACCGCCTGCGGCAGCGGCGGGCCCGAGTCGGACGGGACGGTCACCGTCTGGACCGTCGAGACCCAGCCCGAGCGCCTCGCGATCCAGCAGGCCGCGATGGACGCCTGGGCCGAGGGGTCCGGCCTGGAGACCGACCTGGTCCCAGTCGAGGAGGACCAGGTCTCCCAGCTACTGTCCGCCGCGGCCCTGTCCGGCGAGGACATGCCGGACGTCGTCAACGCGATCAGCCCCGGCCTGGTCCGGTCCTTCGACCGGGACGGCTACCTCGACCGCGACGCGGCCGCCGCCGTCGTCGACGCGCTCGGCGCGGACACCTTCACGCCGGAAGCCCTCGAGCTGTCCAGCGACGGCGACGAGCTGCTCGCCGTCCCCTCCGACGCCTGGCCGATGATGGTCTACTACCGCACCGACCTGTTCGAGGAGGCGGGCCTGGAGCCGCCCGCCACCTACGACGACCTGCGCGCGGCCGCCGAGGAGCTGACGGCAGACGGCCGGTACGGGATCACGCTGTCCACCGACGCGGCCGACCCGTTCACGCAGCAGACGCTGGAGTTCCTGGCCCAGGGCAACGGCTGCGAGCTCGTGGACGACGCCGGGGAGGCGACCCTCGACAGCCCCGCGTGCACCGAGACGGTTGAGCTGTACGGCGGCCTGGCCGGCGACTTCTCGCCGGAGGGCTCGCAGGGCGTCGAGTCCACGCGGGCGTCGTACTTCGCCGGGCAGGCGGCCATGACCGTCTGGTCGTCGTTCCTGCTGGACGAGATGGCGGGCCTGCGGGAGGAGTTCACGCCGTCGTGCGACGAGTGCGCGGACGACCCGGGCTGGCTGGCCGAGAACACCGCCGTCGTCCCCGTGGTGGAGGGGCCCTCCGCGGGCGGCGACGGCGGGGACGCGGCCGGCTACGTCGAGTTCGTGTCCTGGGGCATCACCGACGGCGCGGACCCCGAGACGGCCGACTTCGTGGAGTACATGATGTCCGACGCCTACGTGGACTGGCTGGCGATGGCGCCCGAGGGCAAGGTGCCCGTGCGCACCGGCACGGCGGAGAGCCCCACCGAGTACACCGACGCGTGGTCCGGGCTGGAGATCGGCATCGACTCCCGGCAGACGTTCTCCGACGTCTGGCCCGCGGAGGTGACCGACACCCTGGCCGCCGCTCCCGGGTCGGCGGACCGGTGGGCGCTGCCGCAGGGGCAGGGCGCGATCCTCGGGCCGATCACGAGCGAGCTGCCGCTCGCCAAGGCGGCCGCCGACCTCGGGTCGGGCAGCGTCGATGCCGCGCAGGCGCAGACCGCCATGCAGGAAGCGGTGGCCGAGATTGCCGGCCGCGACTGACCCATGGGACGCGTCAGGGAAGGCCGCCTCCGCACGGCACGGGGTGCGCCGACGTCGAAGCTGCGCACGCGGGAGAACCGCGACGGCATCACGCTGGTCGCGCCGGTGGTGCTGGTGGTGGCCGCGATCATCGTGGTGCCGATCGTCTGGACCGTGGTGCTGTCGTTCCAGGACGCGCGCTACGTGGACGTGGCCCGCAACGGCCTGTTCAACGAGGTCACGCTCGACAACTACGCCGACGTGCTCACGTCGCCCGCGTTCTGGCAGGCGCTCGTCACCACGGTCCAGTACTCGGTGGCGACCACCGTCGGGTCGATCACCGTGGGCCTCGTGGCGGCGCTCGCGTTCCGGGACCGGTTCCGGTTCCGCGCGCCGCTGCGCGCCGTCATGCTCCTGCCCTACGTGGCGCCCGTCGTGGCGACGACGTTCGTGTGGCAGGTGGCGCTGAACCCGCAGTACGGCGTGGTGAACGCGTTCGGCACGCAGGTGCTCGGCTGGGAGCACCCGGTCAACTTCCTGTCCGCGGCACCCACGGCGCTCCTCACCGTGATCGTCTACGACATCTGGCGGTACTTCCCGTTCGCGTTCCTCTTCCTCGGGGCGGCCCTGACGGGCCTCAGCAAGGAGATCGAGGAGGCAGCGGTGGTCGACGGCGCCACACCGCTGCAGAAGTTCTGGTTCGTCGTGCTGCCCCAGCTCCTGCCGACGGTCGCCCTGCTGGTGCTGTTCCGCATGGTCATGGCCTTCAACGAGTTCGACGACGTCTACCTGCTCACGGGCGGCGCCGCGGGCACGCAGGTGGCCTCGGTGCGGGTGTTCGAGCAGCTCACCGGGTCCAGCGACATCGGCGGCGCGAGTGCGACCGCCGCGGTGATGGCCGTGTTCCTGGGGGTCGCGCTGGCGATCTACCTACGGCTGACGGCCCGGCAGCGGGAGGAGAGCCGATGAGCACCGTGTCCGTCCAGAGCCGCGTGCTGCGGGTGCTGCGCGTCGTGGTGATCGTCGCGCTCGTCGCGGCGACCGTGCTGCCGTTCGTCTACATGCTGAGCCTGAGCTTCGTGCGCATCGACGACCTGCTGCGCGACCCGCTGCGCGTGCTGCCGCAGCTCGACCGGATCACCACCGAGACGTACCGCGCGGTGCTGGCCTCCGAGGAGGACGGCGGGTACGGGTTCGGGCGGTTCATGCGCAACTCCGCGGTCGTCGCCGTGGCGGCGTCGGCCCTGACGGTCGCGCTCGTGGTGCCGGCGTCGTACGCACTGACGCGCCTGCGGTTCGCCGGGCGCTCGCAGGTCTCGTGGCTGTTTCTGGCCGTGTACCTGTTCCCGACGATCATCATCGCCGTGCCCGTGTTCGTGGGCTTCCAGGTGCTGGGGCTCGGGTCGTCGCTGGTCGGGCTGGTGATCGCGTACATCGCGCTGACCGTGCCCGTCTCGGTGCACATGCTCCGCAACTACCTGGCGGGCATCCCCGAGTCGATCGACGAGGCGGCCGTGATCGACGGCGCCTCCCGGTTCCAGATCATGACCCGCATCACCGTGCCGCTCGCGATGCCGACCATCATGTCGACCGCCCTGTACTCGTTCATGATCGCGTGGAACGAGTTCCTGTTCGCGCTCCTGTTCCTCTCGGCCAAGCAGGACCTGTGGACGGTCTCGCTCGGTCTGACCCGCCTCGCCGACGGTCAGGAGGTGTCGAAGACGGTTCTCATGGCGGGCAGCGTGCTCCTCACCGTGCCGATCGTGATTTTGTATGGAGTGGCCGAGCGCGCCCTCACCGAGGGGCTGACCGCGGGAGCCGACAAGGGCTGATCGGCCCGGGAAGAGCAAGGGCTGGGCGGCCCGGTAAAGAACTGAGGAAGAACGTGACAGCAGGCGCGGGCGAGATCCTGCAGCTCATCCGGAGCGGACGGGCGACGACGCGCATCCAGGTGCTGGAGGCGACGGGGCTCTCGCGGGTCACCGTGGCGCAGCGGATGGACGCGCTGCTGGCGGCGGGCATCGTCCGCACGGCGGGCGACGCCGGGGCGACGGGAGGACGGCGCTCGGAGCGGTTCGTGTTCGATCCGGCCGACTCGTTGGTGCTGGTGGCGGCCCTGGAACTTGACGCGGCGGAGCTCGCGGTCGTCGACCCGCACGGCGCGCTGCTGGCCCGGATGTCGCTGGACCTGGACCTCGCGGCCGGGCCGGAGTCCGTCCTGCCCGTGCTGCTGGACGGGTTCGACACGCTGCTCGGCGACGTCGGGATCAAGCCCGCCTCCGTCGGCGGGGTCGCGCTGTCCGTGCCTGGACCCGTCGACCCGCACGACCACCGCCTGTCCGACCCGCCGGTCATGCCGGGCTGGGGCGCGTGGCCCGTGGTCGAGACCGTGCGCGACCGGTTCGACGTGCCCGTGCACCTCGAGAACGACGCCGACGCGACGGCGTACGGCGAGTTCACGGAGCTGGGCGGGGGCCGCGACGGACGGCCGGAGCCGTTCGTGCTGGTCAAGGTGTCCCGGTTCCTCGGGGCGGGGCTCGTCATCGACGGCCGCGCCTACCGCGGGACCGACGGCGGGGCCGGCGACATCGGGCACGTCGACGTGGGCGGCGACGCCGTCTGCCGGTGCGGGCGCCGCGGCTGCCTCGCCGCCGAGGCGGGCGGGACGGCGCTGCTGCGCAGGCTCGGGGAGGCGGGGTCCGACGTCGGCTCGCTGGCCGAGCTGCGGGCGCTCGCGGAGCGCGGCGACGCCCTCGTGACGGCGGAGCTGGAGCGGGCCGCGGGGCTGATCGGCCGGGTGCTGGCCGTCGTCGTCGGGGTGCTCAACCCGGCGGACCTCGTCGTGGCCGGCGAGCTCGCGGTGCCGGCGATGATCGCCGGCATCCGGGCCGGTGTCTACGCGGGCGCGCAGCCCCGGGCGACCGCTCGCCTGCGCATCCGGGCCGCCACGCTCGGGCCCGAGGCCGTGCTCGTCGGGCTGGCGCGGGTCGCCGTCGACGACCGGTTCTCGGCCGAGGCGGTCGACGCCCGGCTCGGCTGACGCCGGGGCGCGACTGACCAAAAGTCAGTAGAACCGTTTCGGGTCAGCGGGTGATCTTCAGTCCTTTACTGAGTTGTGATCAGTAAAAGCGTTCCGCGCGGACGCACCCCCGGGTAACTTCTGCGCAGACGCCCGTCATCACGGGCTTCGTGCTCGCCAACGGCGGCGAGCCCGGCGGGCAGGGGCGCCGGTCCGACAACTTCCGCGGGGCGACGAAGCCCGCAGAGCGAGAGGCGAACCGATGACGCAGCTTCATGCATCACCGAGACCACGATCTGGACCCGGGCCGACGATCCTCACGGCGGTCGGCGTCGCCATGCTGTTGATCGGCGCGATCGTGGCCACGGCCTTCATGCTCCTGTTCCAGGGCAGCGTGGCGGACGGCGCGGGCCGGCTCGACGACGGCGCCAGCACCCTGAACGACGGCGTCCAGGCCGACCTGGTCTCCGGTGTCGGCGACCTCGGCGCCGGGGCGACCGACCTCAACGCCGCCGTGCAGGACGACGTGGTCCCGGGCGTCGAGGCGCTCGCCGAGGGTGCCGGCCAGCTCGACGACGGCGCCGGCGACCTGCGTGCGGGCGTGATCAAGCTGCACAACGGCTCCAAGAAGATCTCCGACGGCACGGCCGAGACCGCGTCGGACGTCGCGGACCTGGCCGACGCGTCGCTGCTGCTCACCGCCGGCCAGACGAAGCTGAACGACGGACTGGGCGAGCTGAACGACGGAGCCCCCGCGCTGGCCGACGGGGCGGAGCGGCTTGCGGGTGGTTCCCTGCTGGTGGCGGCCGGCGTGGTGAGGGTCAGCGACGGCGTGACCCCGCTCGACGCGGGTGCGCAGAAGCTGGCCGTCGGCGCCGGGCAGGTGCAGGCGGGTGTCGCGACGGTCAGCGCCGGTGTGACCCCGCTCGACGAAGGTGCACGTCGGCTGGCTGCAGGGTCGTCCGAGGTGGTGGCAGGAGTCGGTCAGGTCGACGCCGCGGCGAACCTGCTTGCCGACGGCTCCGGCCAGGTGTACGCCGGGAGCCAGAGGCTGAACGGCGGCCTGTCCCAGCTCGCTGCTAACAACGGGACGATCCTTGGCGGGACCAGCGCGGTCCAGGCCGGGGCGAACGGCCTTGCCGACGGCGCCGTGGCGGTCGACGCCGGAGCGGACCAGGTGTACGGCGGGCTTGCCCAGCTCAACGCAGGCGCTCCCGCGCTGGTCGAGGGCGCAGGCGCTGCCGCGGCCGGCGCGGCGGACCTGAAGTCCGGCTCGGCCTCCGTCGCCGGTGGCGTCGCCGCCGCGCAGGACGGTGCCGGCACGCTCGCCACGAAGATCGGTGGCCTGGTCGGCGGCGCGGACCAGGTGCAGGGCGGCAACCTGAACCTCCAGGAGAAGCTCACGCAGCTCGCGGGTGCCACCGACGACGCGGCACTGAAGGCCCAGCTCGAGGCGCTCGCCCAGTCGTCGGGTGCCCTGGCAGCCGGTGCGGGCCAGGTCAGTGCGGGTGCCTCCCAGGCGCAGACCGGCGCGTCCGGTCTTGCGTCCTCCCTCGGCCAGCTGTCCGGCGGGGCGTCGCAGGTCGCCGTCGGCGCGGAAAAGCTTGCCGCGGGCACGGCCCAGGTCTCCGGCGGCGTGCAGAAGGTAGCCGGTGGCCT is a window of Promicromonospora sukumoe DNA encoding:
- a CDS encoding ABC transporter substrate-binding protein, coding for MLRHHRAATVHRTLAAATAAAAALTLTACGSGGPESDGTVTVWTVETQPERLAIQQAAMDAWAEGSGLETDLVPVEEDQVSQLLSAAALSGEDMPDVVNAISPGLVRSFDRDGYLDRDAAAAVVDALGADTFTPEALELSSDGDELLAVPSDAWPMMVYYRTDLFEEAGLEPPATYDDLRAAAEELTADGRYGITLSTDAADPFTQQTLEFLAQGNGCELVDDAGEATLDSPACTETVELYGGLAGDFSPEGSQGVESTRASYFAGQAAMTVWSSFLLDEMAGLREEFTPSCDECADDPGWLAENTAVVPVVEGPSAGGDGGDAAGYVEFVSWGITDGADPETADFVEYMMSDAYVDWLAMAPEGKVPVRTGTAESPTEYTDAWSGLEIGIDSRQTFSDVWPAEVTDTLAAAPGSADRWALPQGQGAILGPITSELPLAKAAADLGSGSVDAAQAQTAMQEAVAEIAGRD
- a CDS encoding carbohydrate ABC transporter permease; protein product: MSTVSVQSRVLRVLRVVVIVALVAATVLPFVYMLSLSFVRIDDLLRDPLRVLPQLDRITTETYRAVLASEEDGGYGFGRFMRNSAVVAVAASALTVALVVPASYALTRLRFAGRSQVSWLFLAVYLFPTIIIAVPVFVGFQVLGLGSSLVGLVIAYIALTVPVSVHMLRNYLAGIPESIDEAAVIDGASRFQIMTRITVPLAMPTIMSTALYSFMIAWNEFLFALLFLSAKQDLWTVSLGLTRLADGQEVSKTVLMAGSVLLTVPIVILYGVAERALTEGLTAGADKG
- a CDS encoding carbohydrate ABC transporter permease, yielding MGRVREGRLRTARGAPTSKLRTRENRDGITLVAPVVLVVAAIIVVPIVWTVVLSFQDARYVDVARNGLFNEVTLDNYADVLTSPAFWQALVTTVQYSVATTVGSITVGLVAALAFRDRFRFRAPLRAVMLLPYVAPVVATTFVWQVALNPQYGVVNAFGTQVLGWEHPVNFLSAAPTALLTVIVYDIWRYFPFAFLFLGAALTGLSKEIEEAAVVDGATPLQKFWFVVLPQLLPTVALLVLFRMVMAFNEFDDVYLLTGGAAGTQVASVRVFEQLTGSSDIGGASATAAVMAVFLGVALAIYLRLTARQREESR
- a CDS encoding ROK family protein, which encodes MTAGAGEILQLIRSGRATTRIQVLEATGLSRVTVAQRMDALLAAGIVRTAGDAGATGGRRSERFVFDPADSLVLVAALELDAAELAVVDPHGALLARMSLDLDLAAGPESVLPVLLDGFDTLLGDVGIKPASVGGVALSVPGPVDPHDHRLSDPPVMPGWGAWPVVETVRDRFDVPVHLENDADATAYGEFTELGGGRDGRPEPFVLVKVSRFLGAGLVIDGRAYRGTDGGAGDIGHVDVGGDAVCRCGRRGCLAAEAGGTALLRRLGEAGSDVGSLAELRALAERGDALVTAELERAAGLIGRVLAVVVGVLNPADLVVAGELAVPAMIAGIRAGVYAGAQPRATARLRIRAATLGPEAVLVGLARVAVDDRFSAEAVDARLG